TCCTGAGGATAATCCTTGCAGGTGCTGTTATGGCCGCGGGTACACTCGGACTCTACGGTTACATGTTGTCCACTGGTGCAGGGACAGCCAGGGCCATGACCGTTGCATTCACGGTATTCGTAATGTTCCAGATATTCAACGTGTTCAACTGCAAATCAAGGACCGGACTGTCAAACAGGACCCTTATCGTCGCTGTTGCGGCATCCCTCATCCTCCAGCTCCTTGTCGTTTACCTGGGACCCCTTGAGGGAATCTTCAGGACCGTGCCCCTCACCGCCATGGACTGGGTCCTCATAGTCCTTGTGGCATCCCTCATCCTTATAATGGAGGCTGTCCTGAGATTCGCTGATCAAAGGTGAGAAGATGAGGGTCATTGTAATGGCAGGGACCGCCGATGCAAGGAGGATAATAGGGAAACTCAGTGAAAGGGGAGTTGAAGTTACAGCAACGGCAACAACTGACTACGGCGCCGAACTTGCAGGGATATCCGGTGCATCAGAAACTGTATCCCGTCCCCTCACTGAAAAAGAGCTCTGTGAACTCATAGAGGAGAAGGGGGCGGGTGTTCTTGTTGATGCAACCCACCCCTTTGCTGTGAGGGCCACCTGGAACGCCCTGAAGGCCTGCCATGAAACAGGGGCTGTGTACGTGAGGTTTGAGAGGCCCCCTGTGGACGCCGGGGAAGTGATAAGGGTCGGGACATTCAGGGAGGCTGCTGAGCTTGCATCATCACTACTTGATGATGGTGAGGTTGTGATGCACCTTGCAGGTGTTTCAACCCTTCCTGAAGTAACCGGGGTCCTTGGACCTGAAAGGGTCGCTGTACGTGTACTCCCCTACACCCCATCCATTGAGGCCTGCAGGAAACTTGGCGTCCCCGGCAGGAACATCATAGCAATGCAGGGGACCTTCTCGGTGGAGCTGAACAGGGCCCTCCTCAGGGATTACGGTGCCGGTGCCGTCATAACAAAGGACAGTGGAGAAACAGGGGGTCTTAAGGAGAAGGTGCGGGCTGCGAATGAGCTGGGGATACCCGTGATACTCGTTGAAAGGCCCAGTGTCGATCTTGAGGGTGAAGCCGTGTTCAGTGACCCTGAAGACCTGGTGGAGTATGTTGAGGGTGTTCTCTCATCCCTGAAGGGCGATGGGCCCTGAGATCCAGTCCATCAGCAGGAGATGGGTCCGTGGGGCGCAAACCCCATGAATAAAATGATACTGGGACTGGAACTGCTATCGGTTCCTGGCACAGCAAACACGTCCTGAAATCATGACCCTGCTATTCAAAGAGGAATACCTGGACATCCTCCCCCTCATGTAGTATCTCAACGTTTTTTGGTATCTCAATGTACCCGTCTGCCTGTGCAAGGGATGCTATGGCGCCTGAGTCCCTGAAGATGGGGTGGGCGTATCCTCCATCAACCCTTACAAGGGCATACTGGACCCGCCCCTTGGATGAATGGAACCTCTCAGAGAGTTTGAATGTCTTAACTGATTCCTCTGAAGCTTTCATCCCTGAAAGCTTCCTCAGGAATGGGTCTATGAGTGATTTGAAAACAAGGAGGGCTGCCACAGGGAACCCCGGGAGTCCTATCACAATCTTCCCGGATACCACACCCACTATTGTAGGTTTACCTGGTTTCATGGATATGCCGTGGATGAGGACCTCCCCAAGTTCCTCAAGGACATCCGAGAGCACGTCACCCGTACCTGCAGATGTGCCTCCTGAGGTTATAACAAGGTCTGCCTCCTCAACGCCCCGGGAGATGGCTTCCCTGAGTTCATGATGATCATCCCTGACTATACCTCCATGTATCACGGAACACCCTGCCTCCTCCAGGGCCGCTGCAATTCCCGCTGAATTGGAGTCAAATATCCTTCCCGGTTCAAGTGTTTCTGATGGCCCTATAAGCTCGTTCCCTGTGGATATCACGTAAACAGATGGCTCAGAGATGACCCTGACACTGGAGATGCCTGCAGCAGAGAGGGCCGCCACCTTATCCGGGGAAAGGAGTGTTCCTGAATGGAGCAGGATCTCCCCCTCCTTTATGTCGGAGCCCCTTGCACCTATATGCTGTGAGGGGTATGCGGGGCGATAGATGAAGACATCATCGCCATCGGCTTCGGTGTACTCCACCATCACGATGGCATCAGCACCCTCAGGCACCGGTGCCCCTGTACTTATACGGGTGCAGAACCCCTCCGTAACCCTGAGGGATGGTATTGACCCTGCCTCAACCATCTCGATGCACTTAAGCCTTACCGGGTTCTCATCCCCTGCCCCAAATGTGTCTGCTGCCACAACAGCATACCCGTCCCTGGATGCCCTGTCAAAGGGTGGAAGGTCAATGGGGCTTTCCACGTCCACTGCAAGGACTCTTCCTGCTGCATCACCGATTTCAACCACTTCAGAGCCTCTGCTGTAGAGTTCATCCACCAGTTCGCCTATGATCATCCTTGCATCATCAACATCAATTATTTCAAGAAATTCTGTTCCCATGTAATCACCATGAATGAGTTGTACTGAATACCTAAGCAATTTATTTATATCTTGATGGGTATAAATTATAGTGTCTATTTCTTTGATTGGCAGACAAGGATTTTAATTCCCCTAATCAAAGTTAATCAACTAAAAAAATCAGGAGGAGAGTATTTGAGTAGAGGACATCAGACACAGGAAGTCAGGCGTGTTAGAACACCCAGGAAGGGTGAGATACCCGGAGTTGTTGAACAGATAATGGGGCACGGTAAACTCAAGGTAAGGTGTGCGGATGGCCATATCAGGCTTGGCAGGATCCCTGGGAAAATGAAAAAACGTATATGGATCCGTGAAGGCGATGTTGTACTTGTAAAGCCCTGGGAATTCCAGAGCGATGAAAAGGCAGATGTTGTATGGAGATACACCCGTACAGAGTCAAACTGGCTTGAAAGGAAGGGCTACCTTAAACTTTAATGGTTTCTTTTAGAAGTTGATTTTGATGGATCCTGAAAAAGCTGGAAGCGCACCTGAATTAAGGGCCCTTAAGTCGAGGGCTGTGGACAGGGCTGACTCTGACCTTGGAAGGATGGAGGCCGAGAAGAGGCTTAAGAGCGTTGAAGACAGGCGTGTTGGAAGCGAGGTCTTCGATGAGCTCACCCTCAAGACACTCTACAAGCTTGCAAATGCAGGTTACCTGTCGGTCCTCAACGGTGCCGTGAGCACCGGAAAGGAGGCCAACGTCTTCAAGGGCATCACCGAGAGTGATGAATTCGTTGCGGTTAAGATCTACAGGGTCTCCACATCCGACTTCAGGAAGATGCAGTATTATATCCAGGGCGACCCCCGCTTCAGGGTGAGGACAACAAATAAACGCCAGCTTGTCCAGGCATGGGTCAACAAGGAATTCCGGAACCTTAAAAGGGCCCATGAGGCCGGTGTCCGTGTCCCTGAACCCACTGTTGCAAGGGACAATATCCTGATAATGGAGTTCATAGGGGATGACGGTGCTCCTGCACCCACAATGAGGGAGGCCCCGCCTGAAGATCCTGAGGGAGTCCTTGAGCGTATAGTCGAGTACATGCACCTCCTCTATACACGTGCTAGGCTTGTGCACGGTGATCTATCATTCTTCAATATCCTCAACCACGGGGGTGAACCTGTAATAATAGATGTATCCCAGGCAATGGTGCTTGAACACCCCCTGGCCCCCGAGCTCCTTGAAAGGGATGTTGAAAATATTGTGAGGGACTTTGGAAGGATAGGGCTGTCTGTAAATGGCAGTGAGATAATGAAGCAGATAACCAGAAAGGATTAGTTACCCTAACAGTTAATCATTTATTTCATTGAGGTGAATCAAATGCCCAGCGAGGAATATCTTAAAATACCCCGCGAAAGGGTTGGAGTTTTAATAGGTAAAAATGGCGAGGTTAAAGCCAGGATAGAACGTTTAACCCAGACAGAACTTGAAATTGACAGCGAAACCGGTGCGGTTACCCTCATACCCCAGGATGAACTCGAAGATCCCCTATCACCCTGGAAGGCCAGGAACATCGTTAAGGCAATAGGCCGTGGTTTCAACCCGGAAATAGCCCTCAAGCTCCTTGATGATGACGTTGCACTTGACATCATAAAAATCACCGACTATGTGGGTAAGTCAAAGAAGGCCATAGCAAGGCAGAAGGGGCGTGTTATAGGCCGTGGTGGTATAACACGGAAGATAATTCATGATATGACAGGCGTGGACATGTCGGTCTATGGAAAAACCGTTGCACTGATAGGGGAGTTTGAAAAGCTTTCAGTTGCAAGGGAAGCCGTTGAAATGATACTCAATGGGGCCAGGCACAAATCTGTCTACGCATTCCTTGAAAAGAAGAAACAGGAAATGAAGATGAAGGAGTTTCAGGAAGGCGTTAAGTTCATGTGAAACTTCTATTTTCATGGAGGTTATCTTCAATAATTTTAATCGACACCTCCAGAATGCCACAACCTAAACAGCCCCATATATAGGTATAAGTTTATATGTTACATGCTACAGAGATATACATATGAAGAGTGCATACTGCAAGTATTAACAGTTTTAAAAATAATAAGGAGGCAGCTTTTTGGCTAGGCAGGCTTTAGATCTCTTTGATGAAGGTTTTCAGGAACTCACACCATCAGAATTCTTCAGGAAAAACAAGCAGATGCTTGGATTCTCCGGTAAAATAAGGTCACTGACGATAGTGTTCCATGAACTGATAACAAACAGTTTTGATGCTGCCGAAGAGGCAGGTATACTCCCTGAAATAAAAATAGACCTCAAAAGGGTGGGTAAAGATCACTACATCCTCAGACACCAGGACAACGGACCCGGAATACCCGAGAAGTACATACCAAAGGTGTTCTGTACCATGTTCGCCGGGTCAAAGTTCCGTAACATCCAGTCAAGGGGACAGCAGGGGCTCGGGTGCAGTGGATGCGTCCTCCTGTCCCAGATGACCACAGGTAAACCGGTAAAGGTCATATCAGGTACCAGGGAAAACGGGGAGCTACGCGGGGTCAAGATGTCCCTCAAGATGGATGTGAAGAAGAACCAGGGACTCATCCTTGAAAGGGAGGATGTGGAGGTTGAAGGTACGGGTGTGTGCATAGAACTCCACTTCAAGGACGTTTCATATTCACTATCAGAGCAGGGCGCATATGAATACATAAGAAGGACAATGATAGCCAACCCCCATGCAAAGATAGTGTTCAATGACCCAGCAGGAAACCGCTACGTCTTCAACCGGGCATCAGACATCGTCCCACCCCTCCCCAAGGAGGTCCTGCCGCACCCATGGGGTGTGACCGCAGACGACCTCATATTCATGGCAAAGCACACCGAGAAGAGAAGATTCAGGAGCATGCTAACAAGCAACCTCTCAAGGATGTCTGCCAAGAAGGTGAAGGAACTTGAGGAGCTGACAGGGATAGACCTCAACAAGAGGCCCAAGGACATGAAGTGGGAGGAGGCCGAGAGGATAGTTGAGGCCTTCAAGAAGATGAACTTCATGGCCCCTCCGACCTCAGGCCTCATACCCATAGGTGAGGACCAGATTGAGAAGGGTATGCGTGAGATACTGGACCCTGAATTCACGGCCACAGTAACAAGGAAACCCAAGACCTACAGGGGTGGTATTGCATTCATAGTCGAGGCGGGTATAGCCTACGGCGGTAACTCAGGAAGGCTTGTGGGTGACCAGAGGAAGGCCGAGATAATGAGGTTCGCCAACAGGGTGCCCCTCACCTTTGATGCGGGTAGCTGTGCAATAACAGAGGGTATCAAGAGCCTTGACTGGAAACGGTACGGTATAAGGGACCTTGAGAGCACACCCCTCACCATCTTTGTGAACGTTGTCTCCACCAACGTCCCCTACCTCTCAACAGGTAAACAGAGCATAGCACCCGAGCCTGAGATACTCCATGAGATCAGGCAGGCCACCATGATCGTTGCAAGGAAACTGCAGAAGTACCTCAGGAAGAAGAAGGCAGCCAAGGAGGAGGCCCAGAGGGCCAGGGTCTTCGAGACCTACGTCCCCGTTATAATAAAGCAGGCAGCGCTCCTTGCAGAACGTGAAGCACCCGATTACAGGGAACTCCTTGATAAGGTTACAAGAAGAGCAAAACTGGAAATACTGGGGGAATCACTGAATGAATAGACGTGAAATTGCCATTAACAAACTCAAAAGCCTCGGTGACATGATACTTGAGGATGTCCAGGCTGGAAAGATTCCAAAGATAAAGGTCCCCTCAAGGGGCACATCAAACATCATCTATGATGAGAACAGGAGACACTACGTCCTTGGAGACCGTTACGGTACAAGGTCACTTGGTAACGTTAAGCAGATAAAGAAGATAGGTCAGATGCTCTACACTGCAAACTTCTGCAAGGACCTTGTAGCCAGGCAGAAGACCGCAACCCTCAGGGAGCTCTACTACATCTCAGAGGGATGGGAAGTGGACTTCGCAGACCAGCAGGAGTCAAACATAGTCGGTGAGGACCTGGAGGTCACCCTGGGGATGACAAGGGAGGACCTGGGCCTCATGCCGGAAGAGGACGGGGCATCAGTTTACGGGGAGCTAACGGTCCGTGAAGGCGATATCGAGATAAACGCCCTCAGGTCAGGTAAGTCAGGTTACAATATATCCCCGACAATTGATGAGGTTGAATTCGTTGACCATGACGTGGAACGTGTGATTGCAGTGGAGACAATGGGTATGTTCCACCGTCTGGTCCAGGAGAAGGCCTACAAGAAGTTCGATGCCCTCATAGTCGGACTCAAGGGTCAGGCTGCAAGGGCAACAAGGAGGTTCATCAAGAGGGTCAACGAGGAACTCAACCTCCCGGTATACATCTGTAACGACGGAGACCCCTGGGGATTCCATATTGCAATGGTTATCATCTCAGGGAGTGCGAAGCTTGCCCACGTCAACCATCAGCTTGCAACACCCGATGCAAGGTTCCTCGGTGTTACAGCAAGTGACATAATAAACTATGACCTTCCAACCGATCCCCTCAAGGACATCGATGTCCTGCGGCTGAAGGAACTCCTCAAGGATCCGAGGTACAGGGATGATTTCTGGAAGGTTGAGATCAAGAAGATGCTCAAGATAGGTAAGAAGGCGGAACAGCAGTCCTTCTCAAAGTACGGTCTTGAGTACGTTGTGGACACATATCTCCCCGAGAAACTTGAAGCCGTGGAGAACCAGTAACCATCCACAACCCCACCCTTTATTTTTTTTCTAAAAGGGTGCACGGTTACATCCCGAACAGCATGTAACCCATCAGAACCCTGGCGCTATTTTTTGAAGTATAATTTAGGGGAAGAATCAGCATGGTATAAGGGCAGCCGACACCCGAGATAACAACATTCAAACAGCATGTATGGTATCCATAAGGCAGCTGCCGCTGAGATAAAATTATATAAAAGAACCCGTCCAAATATTTATTAAACTGAACCTTTAAACTGAAAGAGGCTCTCCTGGGATCAGAGAGGTTTCAGGAGGCAGGAGGTTTTTTTAAATGATATCTGTAGCCATTAACGGGTATGGGACAATAGGAAAGAGAGTTGCTGATGCCGTAGCTGCCCAGGACGATATGAAGGTTGTGGGTGTCAGCAAGACAAAACCTGATTTTGAGGCACGGGTTGCAGTTGAGAAGGGTTACGACCTCTACATAAGCATCCCTGAACGTGAAAAGCTCTTTGATGAGGCAGGGATCCCTGTAAGCGGTACCGTTGAGGATATGCTTGAGGAAGCCGACATCGTCGTGGATGCAACACCCGAGGGTATAGGTGCAAAGAACCTTGAGATGTACCGTAAGAAGGGTATAAAGGCCATATTCCAGGGCGGTGAAAAACATGATGCCATAGGACTCTCCTTCAACTCCTTTGCGAACTATGAGGATTCCCTTGGCGCCGAATACACCCGTGTGGTCTCATGCAACACAACAGGACTCTGCAGGACACTCAAACCCATAGACGACCTCTGCGGCATAAAGAAGGTCCGCGCAGTCATGGTGCGAAGGGGGGCTGACCCTGTGCAGGTGGGTAAGGGACCCATAAATGCCATAGTACCCAACCCTCCAACAGTGCCATCACACCACGGACCAGACCTTAAAACCGTCATGAAGGGC
The sequence above is drawn from the Methanothermobacter wolfeii genome and encodes:
- the cobK gene encoding precorrin-6A reductase, which gives rise to MRVIVMAGTADARRIIGKLSERGVEVTATATTDYGAELAGISGASETVSRPLTEKELCELIEEKGAGVLVDATHPFAVRATWNALKACHETGAVYVRFERPPVDAGEVIRVGTFREAAELASSLLDDGEVVMHLAGVSTLPEVTGVLGPERVAVRVLPYTPSIEACRKLGVPGRNIIAMQGTFSVELNRALLRDYGAGAVITKDSGETGGLKEKVRAANELGIPVILVERPSVDLEGEAVFSDPEDLVEYVEGVLSSLKGDGP
- a CDS encoding molybdenum cofactor synthesis domain-containing protein, with translation MGTEFLEIIDVDDARMIIGELVDELYSRGSEVVEIGDAAGRVLAVDVESPIDLPPFDRASRDGYAVVAADTFGAGDENPVRLKCIEMVEAGSIPSLRVTEGFCTRISTGAPVPEGADAIVMVEYTEADGDDVFIYRPAYPSQHIGARGSDIKEGEILLHSGTLLSPDKVAALSAAGISSVRVISEPSVYVISTGNELIGPSETLEPGRIFDSNSAGIAAALEEAGCSVIHGGIVRDDHHELREAISRGVEEADLVITSGGTSAGTGDVLSDVLEELGEVLIHGISMKPGKPTIVGVVSGKIVIGLPGFPVAALLVFKSLIDPFLRKLSGMKASEESVKTFKLSERFHSSKGRVQYALVRVDGGYAHPIFRDSGAIASLAQADGYIEIPKNVEILHEGEDVQVFLFE
- the eif1A gene encoding translation initiation factor eIF-1A: MSRGHQTQEVRRVRTPRKGEIPGVVEQIMGHGKLKVRCADGHIRLGRIPGKMKKRIWIREGDVVLVKPWEFQSDEKADVVWRYTRTESNWLERKGYLKL
- a CDS encoding serine protein kinase RIO, producing MDPEKAGSAPELRALKSRAVDRADSDLGRMEAEKRLKSVEDRRVGSEVFDELTLKTLYKLANAGYLSVLNGAVSTGKEANVFKGITESDEFVAVKIYRVSTSDFRKMQYYIQGDPRFRVRTTNKRQLVQAWVNKEFRNLKRAHEAGVRVPEPTVARDNILIMEFIGDDGAPAPTMREAPPEDPEGVLERIVEYMHLLYTRARLVHGDLSFFNILNHGGEPVIIDVSQAMVLEHPLAPELLERDVENIVRDFGRIGLSVNGSEIMKQITRKD
- a CDS encoding KH domain-containing protein; its protein translation is MPSEEYLKIPRERVGVLIGKNGEVKARIERLTQTELEIDSETGAVTLIPQDELEDPLSPWKARNIVKAIGRGFNPEIALKLLDDDVALDIIKITDYVGKSKKAIARQKGRVIGRGGITRKIIHDMTGVDMSVYGKTVALIGEFEKLSVAREAVEMILNGARHKSVYAFLEKKKQEMKMKEFQEGVKFM
- the top6B gene encoding DNA topoisomerase VI subunit B, whose translation is MARQALDLFDEGFQELTPSEFFRKNKQMLGFSGKIRSLTIVFHELITNSFDAAEEAGILPEIKIDLKRVGKDHYILRHQDNGPGIPEKYIPKVFCTMFAGSKFRNIQSRGQQGLGCSGCVLLSQMTTGKPVKVISGTRENGELRGVKMSLKMDVKKNQGLILEREDVEVEGTGVCIELHFKDVSYSLSEQGAYEYIRRTMIANPHAKIVFNDPAGNRYVFNRASDIVPPLPKEVLPHPWGVTADDLIFMAKHTEKRRFRSMLTSNLSRMSAKKVKELEELTGIDLNKRPKDMKWEEAERIVEAFKKMNFMAPPTSGLIPIGEDQIEKGMREILDPEFTATVTRKPKTYRGGIAFIVEAGIAYGGNSGRLVGDQRKAEIMRFANRVPLTFDAGSCAITEGIKSLDWKRYGIRDLESTPLTIFVNVVSTNVPYLSTGKQSIAPEPEILHEIRQATMIVARKLQKYLRKKKAAKEEAQRARVFETYVPVIIKQAALLAEREAPDYRELLDKVTRRAKLEILGESLNE
- a CDS encoding DNA topoisomerase IV subunit A; translated protein: MNRREIAINKLKSLGDMILEDVQAGKIPKIKVPSRGTSNIIYDENRRHYVLGDRYGTRSLGNVKQIKKIGQMLYTANFCKDLVARQKTATLRELYYISEGWEVDFADQQESNIVGEDLEVTLGMTREDLGLMPEEDGASVYGELTVREGDIEINALRSGKSGYNISPTIDEVEFVDHDVERVIAVETMGMFHRLVQEKAYKKFDALIVGLKGQAARATRRFIKRVNEELNLPVYICNDGDPWGFHIAMVIISGSAKLAHVNHQLATPDARFLGVTASDIINYDLPTDPLKDIDVLRLKELLKDPRYRDDFWKVEIKKMLKIGKKAEQQSFSKYGLEYVVDTYLPEKLEAVENQ
- a CDS encoding phosphorylating glyceraldehyde-3-phosphate dehydrogenase translates to MISVAINGYGTIGKRVADAVAAQDDMKVVGVSKTKPDFEARVAVEKGYDLYISIPEREKLFDEAGIPVSGTVEDMLEEADIVVDATPEGIGAKNLEMYRKKGIKAIFQGGEKHDAIGLSFNSFANYEDSLGAEYTRVVSCNTTGLCRTLKPIDDLCGIKKVRAVMVRRGADPVQVGKGPINAIVPNPPTVPSHHGPDLKTVMKGVNIHTVALLVPTTLMHQHNIMVELEDPVDADEIKARLDETTRVMLVRTSEGLASTAEIMEYAKELGRSRNDLFEIPVWEESINVVDGELFYMQAVHQESDAVPESVDAIRALLEVEDDNMKSIRKTNRAMGIL